Part of the Halalkalibacter krulwichiae genome is shown below.
GGCTTTGGTTGTTCTGGATATTCTAATTCAGGTCTTCTTCTCGCTTCAAATGAAAAAGCTGTAGGAATAGGCTGCGACTGTTCTAGCTCTGGCGTTTCATCAACCGGTTGACTTGGTTCTTCAACCTCTTCTACTCGATCTGGTGATTCAAGCGATTGTGTCATTCCACTTATACTAATGTCAGCTGTTAATTGGATGCAGCTTTTTTCTGGTAAGTCATAGTCAAATGAATCTACTTGAACGTAGACATCATCTAAATTCTGAATACGGGCAATTGGAATGGTTACATCAATTGGAAAGAAATGCTTGATTTCACCTGTACCATTTGATGAGACTGTCACATCTCCTGCAGAGCGGAATGATACTTGATCTGATAATGATGCACTATTAACATCAATCGCATCATCTGAACTTTGCGAACGATATTCGCCAACGAGACGTAAACCACCCTTAATATATACATGATGATCTCTTTCTTCTATCACAATCTCTGGTTCTAACGACATTCCTAAGATTTCTTCTACTTCTTGACCTTTATTTAACCATACCGATTCCTCAATCGAAAATGATAATTTAGATGGGTGTTCAAGTGTCACGCTGCATTCCTCCTCATAATAATCTCATGCTTTTGCTACGGTCATAGTCAGTACAATATCACTCTATGACAAGTTGTTCTTCAATATGCTAGAGAATGTAAGATTGCTTCCAACTATTTTTATGATTATGGACAAGAAGACTATGACACATATTCCTCTAGTCAAAGGAATGACTATAAATCATTTTTTGAAACTCCATCTATCACAAACGAAGAAAAGCCTGCTATGATTTCTTCATAACAGGCATAAGGTCTATTTATTTTAATTTAGAGAAGGCAACTTCAGCTGCTGCAATCGTTTGATCAATGTCTTCTTCTGTATGCTTTGTTGAAAGGAACATTCCTTCAAATTGTGAAGGAGGAAGTGAGATTCCTTGATTTAACATTTCTTTAAAATAACGAGCGAAGAAATCTAGGTTAGACGTTTGAGCTTTTTCGAAATTGGTTACTTTTTCATCTGTGAAGAAAAAGCCAACCATTGAACCAGCACGATTAATGGAATGTGGAATCTCATATTTCTCAGCTGCTTTTGCAAGTCCTGTTGCTAGACGCTCCGCTAACACTTCAAAACGATCATAGTCAGCCGGAGTTAATTGAGACAACGTTTCATATCCAGCCGTCATTGCTAGTGGATTTCCAGACAGTGTCCCAGCTTGATAGATCGGACCAGCCGGAGCGATTTGCTCCATGATTTCACGCTTTCCGCCATAAGCGCCGACAGGTAATCCTCCACCAATTACTTTCCCAAGACATGTAAGATCAGGTGTAACACCTAATTTTCCTTGTGCACAATGATATCCTACACGGAAACCAGTCATGACTTCATCAAAAATTAATAGAGTTCCATTTTCTTCTGTTAACTTTCTTAACTCTTCAAGGAACCCTGGCTCAGGAGGAACGACACCCATATTTCCAGCTACAGGTTCTACAATAACACCGGCAAGGTCATCACCAAAATGTTCAAACACATAGCGAACACTTTCTAGATCATTATAATTCACCGTCAACGTGTTTTGAGCAACCGATTCTGGTACACCAGGGCTATCTGGAAGTCCTAATGTTGCAACACCTGAACCTGCTTTAATAAGAAGTGAATCACCGTGACCGTGATAACAACCGACAAATTTCAAAATTTTATTCCGGCCTGTATAGCCACGTGCTAATCGGAGCGCACTCATTGTCGCTTCCGTTCCTGAATTTACCATACGGACAACTTCAATCGAAGGGACACGCTCAATGACTAATTCCGCTAACTTTGTTTCTAGTTCACTAGGAGCTCCAAAGCTTGTCCCTTTTTCAGCCGCTTCCTTTAAAGCCGCGATGACCTTTTCATCAGCATGACCTAAAATAAGCGGTCCCCAAGAAAGGACATAATCAATATACTCGTTGCCATCAATATCATAGATTTTCACACCTTCTCCACGCTCCATGAAAACAGGGTCCATTTGCACGGATTTAAAAGCACGAACAGGGCTATTTACCCCACCCGGCATAAGTGGCTTAGCTTTTCCAAATGCTTCTTGTGATTTTGTATATGAACGCATTGTATTGCCCCCTTCTTATTCGCTTTCGTTTAACCAACGTACAGCATCTTTGGCATGATACGTTAATATTAAGTCTGCTCCTGCACGCTTCATGCTTGTTAACGTTTCAAGGACAACTTCTTTTTCGTTGATCCATCCGTTTTGACTTGCTGCTTTGACCATTGAGTATTCTCCACTTACATTGTAAGCGACAACCGGGAATCCTGAGAAATCTTTTACTTCACGGATTACATCTAAGTAAGAAAGAGCTGGTTTAACAATTAAGAAATCTGCACCCTCTTCCATATCAGATTCTGCCTCGCGTAAAGCTTCTAAGCGATTAGCCGGATCCATTTGGTACGTTTTACGATCGCCGAATTTCGGTGAACTATGTGCGGCATCGCGAAACGGTCCATAATAAGCAGAAGCAAATTTAACAGCGTAAGACATAATCGGAACATCTGTAAAACCAGCTTCATCCAATCCAAAACGAATTGCAGCAACGAAGCCATCCATCATATTAGAAGGAGCAATAATATCTGCCCCCGCTTCGGCTTGTGATACAGCCGTTTTTGCAAGCAAGTCTAATGTTGGATCATTTAAAATTTTCCCATCTTCAATAACTCCGCAGTGTCCATGGTCTGTAAACTGGCATAGGCATGTATCTGCAATTACAGTTAGTTCTGGGTGCTTCTCTTTAATTTGACGAATCGCTTTTTGAACAATTCCATTCGCATCGTAAGCAGAAGAACCAACGTCGTCCTTTGAATTTGGTACACCAAAGACAATGATCGATGGAATGCCTAGTGAGACGATTTCATCTACTTCAGCATCTAATAAATCTAGTGACAAATGAAAAACATCAGGCATTGATGGGACTTCATTTGTCACGTTTGTTCCTTCTACAACAAAGATTGGATAAATGAAATCCTCTGGGTGCAAGTGTGTTTCTCGAACCATTTTTCGAATACTAGCACTTCCACGTAGTCTGCGATGACGACGAAATTGTAAGTCTTTCATATTTTACACTCCTTTTGCATCATTGATAATTTGTTCTACTAAATGGTCAATCGTATATGTATGTGGGGTAAGATCAACTGTTAAGCCATTTTTCATAGCCGTTCGAGTAGCGATTGGTCCGATGCAAGCAACTTTAAAATCGGTCTTACATTGACTTCCGCGGACAATCTCACTAAAGTGATCGACGGTCGATGAACTTGTAAATGTAACATAATCCACTTGCCTCGTATTAAGCACGCTTATGAGCTCATCTTGTGCATCCTCTGGTACAACGGTTTCGTAGACAGGTAAATCATGGACGTATGCACCCAATTCAGTTAATTGTTCTACTAATATTTTGCGACCGAGATTGCCTCTAGCTATCAGGATTCTATCCCCTCTTTTAATTTGTCCTGCTAGTGCTTGTATTAGCCCTTCTGCGACAAAATCTTCAGGGATCAAATCAGCCTCCAGATGGTAGTGTTTTAGCACTTCGTTCGTCTTTGTTCCCACAACCGCAATTTTTATCGAATGTGGCGGAATCGATTTTTCTAACCGCTTAACTTCTTCCATAAAAAAGCGAACTCCGTTTGCACTAGTAAAAACGAGCCACTGATAATCTTCTAAAGTATGTATTACTGATTTCATCTCATTAGAAGAAACAGGCTTAAAAGCAATAAGCGGAACTTCGATAACCGTTCCGCCTTGCTCTTTTAGCAAATGTGTTAATTGTTGCGCTTGCTCCTTCGCTCGCGTAACAAGAATCGTTTTGCCTTCTAATGGCTTGCTTGTCATCCTTGATCAAGTTCTTTCTTTACTTGATCAAGAATCTCTTTTGCACCGCGATCGAGCAATAACTGTGAAGCCATTTCCCCGATGTCTACCGGATCCTCTCCTGTTACCGTTTCTTTAAGCAATACTTTTCCATCTGGTGATCCTACAAGAGCGGTTAATTCAATTTTATTCTCTTCAGTGATAGTAGCATACCCAGCAATCGGAACTTGGCAACCACCTTCCATGCGGTTTAAGAAAGTACGTTCAGCCGTTACCGCTCGTGCTGTCACATCATCATTTAAGTGTTGTAATAACTCAATTAACTCTTGATCATTAGCACGACATTCTAGACCAAGTGCACCTTGACCTACAGCAGGTACACACATACTAGGGTCTAAATACTCTGTTACGAGATCTTCAGGGAATCCTAAGCGACGAATACCAGCCGTTGCTAAAATGATAGCATCAAAGCCTTCTTCCTTTAGCTTTCTAAGTCTTGTTTCAACGTTTCCACGAATCCACTTCACTTCAAGATCAGGACGTTCTGCAAGAAGCTGAGCCGAACGTCTTAAGCTGCTCGTTCCAACGACAGATCCAGCCGGTAAATCTGCTAGCTTGACATGATTGTTAGAAATAAGGGCATCACGTGGATCTTCACGTTCCGTTACAGCAGCAAGTGTGAAGTTCTCTTGTAAAACCGATGGCACGTCCTTCATACTATGAACCGCAAGATCAATTTCACCATCGATCAATGCTTGCTCAATCTCTTTTACAAACAACCCTTTTCCGCCAACCTTTGACAGGGTAACATCAAGGATTTTATCTCCTTTTGTAACAATTTTCTTCACTTCAAATTCATAAGGAAGTCCTGTTTTCTTTAATTGCTCAATGACCCAATCCGTTTGAACGAGGGCAAGATTACTTTTTCTAGAACCAATGACTATTTTACGCATAACTTCCTCCAATTTAAAATCACTTTTCTTCTTTGCATTTCGTAAACAAATTCATTATACCTTTGACAAATCATTAGTACCAAATATGAAAAGAAGAGTATTGACCTGACAAGAAATAATTAATTAATAGGACAAGAAAGCCTGCAATTCCAAGCAAGGCCATATTATATCCCTAGCAAGTTTAACAACTCTTTGATAAATATAAAACGCATAAATTCCTAATACAACTAATGAACTGATCACTTTCGTATCCAAGATTGGAACAAATGTAAGCTGACTATGGGCCCATATAAAACCGAGTATAAGCCCAATTAATAAGAAAGGCCATGCGACTGTTATTGCTCCAAATGAGAGCGAGTCCAATTTTGCGAGCGCACCGAACCGAAGCAACCTTTTCCCCCACAGTTTCCTTTTTAACATTTGATGCTGAATCACATACATCATTTGACATGCAAACGATAACGTGAAGGCTGCATATGAAAGCATAATAAAGGAAATGTGAATAACGAGGAGCTCAGAAGCAAGCAAGGCAGAGAGCGATTCAGGTATGTCTCCATCAGGTGTGAACAAGCTAAACGCCATCATACTAAAACCAATGACATTTGTAAAAAGAACAAGAAAGTCTACTCGTAAGAACCAGTTTATCGCTAGCGACAACGTAACGACTAGCCACGCATAGAAGAATAACCCTTCAAATGGTGTTAGCAACGGCAAACGATCAAGTTCGGATGCTCGAACAATAAAAAAAACAGTTTGAAGGACCCAAACAATAGAAAGCAACCAGAAAGCCATCCGATTGGCCTTCCGGTTGTTCTGTAAGAAATCAATAAAGTATCCGAGCAAACTCAAACTGTAAAGCACAATTGTAATAGGATAAATCCAATTCATCTTCGCTCGTCCTTCTTTCTAAGAACGGACAACTGCTTCATGCCTTTTCGCTACCGCTACGTATTCTTGCTTCTTCGATTCCCACTGCTTCTCAACCTGTTCAATACGAACTCGCTCTTCTTGAGCTGTCAGCTCATCTTCTAAAGCAAAGATTTTTGTAAATAACTCAAGGGTCGCATCAGCCTCAGACTCACCTGCAAGTTCTTTCACTTTCGTAATCGGATCACGTAGAAGTTGATTTACAATGCTCTTCGTATGCTTATTTAATACTTTTCTCTCGCGTTCCGTTAAATTAGGAAGCTTACGCTCAATGCTTTCCATCGTCTCAGCTTGTACTGCAAGAGCTTTTGTCCGTAAAGCTGTAATAATCGGAACAACTCCAAGAGTATTTAACCACTGCTTAAACTCATCGATTTCAGCTTCAATCATGATTTCGATTTTTTCTGCTTCGCGCTTTCGTTCAGCTAGATTCGCCTCAACAATATTTTGTAAATCATCAATGTCATATAAATAAACATCATCAAATTCAGCTAGAGCTGGATCTAAATCACGTGGCACAGCAATATCCACCATAAATAGCGGACGTCCTTTTCTTTGTTTCATTGTTCCCGTTAGCATGTCTTTTGTAATGACAAAATCACGCGCACCCGTTGAACTAATTAACACATCTGCCTCTCTTAATGTCTGTTGCAAGTCTTCCATCGGTCTTGCTTGTCCTAAGAAGCGTTTTGCTAATTCAGCAGCTTTTGCTTCTGTACGGTTAATGACCGTAATCTGATCAGCACCGTTAGCATGTAGATGCTTTGCTGTTAACTCACTCATTTTTCCTGCGCCTAAAATCACCACATGCTTATTAGAGAAGTCTCCAAAAATATTTTTACCTAACTCAACCGCTGCATAGCTCACAGAAACGGCATTAGCACCAATCTCTGTTCCTGTATGAGCTTTCTTCGCAACTGTCACAGCTTGCTTAAATAGTTGATTAAAAATTGTTCCTGTTGCTTTTTGCTCTTGTGCAAGTAGAAAACTATCTTTTACTTGTCCAAGTATTTGAGTTTCACCTAAGATCATTGAATCTAGTCCACAGGACACACGGAATAAATGCTCAATTGCGTGTTGGTCCTCGCGAATATCTAAGTATCCGATGAATTCTTCTTTCGGAAGATCAAACCATTCTGCTAAGAAAGTTTTTGTAAAGTGACGGCCAGTGTGCAATTGGTCAGCAACTACATAAACTTCTGTGCGGTTACAGGTTGATATGATTGTACACTCCAAGATACTTTTCATATTACGTAATTTATTTAAAGCATTAGGAAGTTCAACTTCTTCAAAGGCAAACTTCTCTCTTAATTCGACAGGAGCTGTTTTATAGTTAAATCCGACAACAAGAATATGCACCTGACGTTCACCCCCAACTTTTATATCCGTTCAAATTTTCTTTATCTATATGCTAAAACATTAACGGTCAACAATAAAATCCTTATACTAGACTGCTTGCTACCAGTATAACATAGCTACATTATAACATGTCTAATCTAGCACACAAAAAAAATTTGTGAACAGATCATGAAGCTATGCTATCATGTTGATATCGCTTTATCAAATTGGTTTTCAAGGCAATTGCTTCCTTGAATGTTATTGTTCCCAACTATTAGTATTTGTATAAAACATTAACAGGAGGATTTGGATGAAATCACAACGAATCTTTCCAGGCGCCTTACTAATCGGTATTGGCATTTATTTCTTTCTACAGCAGTATTCTTTTCCTGTTCTTGATCCCTTTTTAAGTTGGCCATCCCTCCTATTCGTCATTGGAGCGGCAATGATTTTACAAGCATATATCGGAAGAGAGAATTCGATGATTCTCCCAGGTGTAATTTTGACTGGATTATCCATTCATTTCCATCTCGATTCTCTTATTATGTGGTGGCCTAATCACTGGGGTATGTACACATTGATTGCAGGGATTGCCTTTTTGATTGTCTATGTAAAAGTTAGAAAAGAAGGGTTAATCCCCGCAATCGTTTTGCTTACCATTTCGTTCTTCAGCTTTACAGCAACAAACCCATTTTTATGGTTTGAACAAGGATTTTCTTCTTTGTTTTCACTTTGGCCGATTTTATTAATTGGTTTTGGGTTGTTCTTGCTTATAAGGAAGAAATAATACAATTAGAAGGCTTCGTGCACACGAAGCCTTCTAATTGTATAAAAAAACTGGTTAAATCAGCCATCAAGGCTAATTTAACCAGTTTTACTTATTTTGAAATATAATACAAAATGGTTTTCCATATTTGCTCTTTTCCTTGAGCAGTTTCTGAAGAGAAAAGCAACAATGGATCCGATTCGATCTTTTCTAAATCATTCGATATTACTTTTAAGTGTTTCTGCCATTTCCCTTTAGGAATCTTATCACTTTTTGTTGCGACGACGATAACTGGAATTTCAAAATGTTTGAGCCAGTTATACATCATTTTATCGTCGGCTGAAGGTGGATGTCGCAAATCAACAATTAAAACAACCGCTTTTAATTGCTCTCTGTTTTGCAAATACGTTTCAATCATCCTGCCCCATGCTTCACGTTCTGGCTTTGGTACTTTTGCAAAACCATAACCTGGTACATCGACGAAATAAATACTTTCGTTAATTTCATAAAAATTAAGCGTTTGTGTTTTACCAGGTCTTTGGGAAGTTCGTGCGAGCCCTTTCCTGTTAATCATTTTATTAATGAATGAACTCTTTCCAACATTTGAACGACCCGACAAGGCAATTTCTGGTAAACCTGAAGTTGGGTATTGTTCTCGCTTTACAGCGACATGTGCTAAATCGGCTTTTGTTACTTTCATTCTTTACTCTCCTAACGCATTCTTTAGAACTTCATCTAAATGAGATACGAGAATGAATGTCAAGTCGCTTCGCACGCTTTCTGGTACATCCTCTAAATCTTTCTCATTGTCTTTTGGAATGATGATTGTCGTTAAACCAGCTCGATGAGCACTCATCGACTTCTCTTTCAATCCTCCAATAGGAAGAACGCGGCCTCGCAACGTAATCTCCCCTGTCATTCCAACTTCTTTCTTAACTTTACGGCCTGTTAAAGCAGAAACCAACGCTGTCGCCATCGTGATTCCAGCAGAAGGTCCGTCCTTAGGTGTTGCGCCTTCTGGAACATGAATATGAATATCTAACTTCTCATGAAAATCAGGATCAATATTCAATTCTTCTGAACGAGATCTAATGTAACTAAAGGCCGCTTGAGCAGACTCCTTCATTACATCTCCTAATTTTCCAGTCAACGTTAACTTTCCTTTACCAGCAGCGGCAGACACCTCAATTGAAAGTGTATCTCCCCGACCGTTGTGTAGGCAAGTCCCGTCGCAGCACCAATCTGGTCTTCTACTTCAGCTAAGCCGTAACGAAATCTCGGTTTACCTAGCATTTCTTCCACCGTTTTCGCCGTTAAGATCACTTTCTTCTTTTCATTGGAAACAATGATCTTAGCAGCCTTTCGACAGAGTGTAGCCATTTGTCTTTCAAGATTACGTACCCCTGCTTCACGTGTGTAATAGCGAACAACTTTCTGAATCGCTTCATCCTTCATTTGTAGCATACCCTTTGTCAATCCGTGGTCTTTCATTTGTTTTGGTATCAGATAATTTTTGGCGATTTGAATTTTCTCCACTTCCGTATAACCTGCAATGGAGATGATCTCCATTCGGTCTAAAAGTGGCCCTGGAATCGTTCCAATATTATTGGCTGTTGTAACAAACATAACCTTAGAGAGATCATAGGCCTCTTCAATATAATGATCACTAAATGTATTATTTTGCTCTGGATCTAGTACTTCAAGAAGAGCTGCTGATGGATCACCGCGGAAATCATGAGCCATTTTATCAATTTCATCAAGTAAGAAGACTGGGTTAATAGAACCTGCCTTCTTCATCCCTTGGATAATTCGCCCAGGCATTGCACCAACATACGTACGACGATGTCCTCTTATTTCTGCTTCATCTCGTACGCCACCTAATGAGATTCGTACAAATTTCCGGTTCAATGAACGTGCTATTGAGCGAGCAAGAGATGTTTTCCCTACTCCCGGAGGACCTGCTAAGCAAAGAATCGGACCTTTTAATTCACGTGTCAGTTGTTGAACTGCTAAGTATTCCAAAACTCGTTCTTTTACTTTCTCTAGACCATAATGATCTTCATTTAAGATTTCCTCTGCTCTAATAACATCAAGCTGATCTTCTGTTTCAAACGTCCACGGTAATTGAATCAACCAGTCAAGATAATTTCTGAGCACAGAGCTTTCTGCAGAGTTAGCAGGCATCTTTTCATAACGATCAAGCTCTTTTAATGCCTTTTCTTTTACTGCAGGAGGCATATCAGCTTCTTCAATCTTCTCACGTAATGTCGAAACCTCACCAGTTCGGCCTTCTTTATCGCCTAATTCTTTTTGAATCGCCTTCATTTGTTCACGCAAATAATATTCTTTTTGCGTCTTTTCCATTGATTTCTTCACTCGTTGGCCAATTTTTTTCTCAAGGCCTAACACTTCTTGCTCATTGTTCAAGACCTCAATTAATTTTAGAAGGCGTTCTCTTACCGAATAAAGTTCTAGTAGCTCTTGCTTCTGAGTTAGTTTGAGCGGAAGGTTTGCTGCTATAACATCAGCCATTTGCCCAGGTTCAGAAATATCTTTCACACTTGCTAACGTTTCTGCTGAAATCTTTTTTGATACTTTCGTATACTGCTCAAACATCGTTAGAAGATTTCTCATTAGAGCTTGTATTTCTGTCGTCAAAAAGGCATCTTCTTCCTCAATCATAGACGCTTCAACTTCGACAAAATCATCAAACTGAATAAATTGTTCAATACGTGCTCGCTTTAGCCCTTCAACATGAATCCGTACCGTTCCATTTGGAAGCTTTAAGAGACTTTTGACCTTTGCCAATGTCCCAACATGAAAAATCTCTTCCTCGCTTGGATCATCTATTGAAATTTCTTTTTGAGTTGCTAATAAAATCTGATGGTCCGTTTCCATCACCTGTTCTAATGCCTGAACGGATTTAGGTCTTCCTACATCTAGATGAAGCACCATAGCAGGAAAAACCAGCAATCCGCGTAACGGCAGAAGCGGAATTTGTCGTCTTTCATTTGTATCGACCATCCGCACACACCTCCATACATCCATTTTCCGAATCTAGTTCCGATTGACTAAATTCTTTTGGTGACTTTTTCCGAAAGAAACAATCTTTTTCAATTTTATCTTATCACCATATGTTTGTCTAATTTAAACAGGTGCGATGGAGGTATTCAATTCAGTATTTGCAGGAATAATTTCTTCTTCCGCTTGTTCAATGGCAAGGTCAAGAACCTCATCTAAATGTTCAACAGCAACTACGTCCACTCCCGTTACATTTTGTAGAAGGGCTTGCTCATTGTCTTTCGGAATAATGACAGTCTTAGCTCCTGCTAGTTTAGCCGCCTCAACCTTTGCAACTACTCCGCCAATCGGTTTTACTTTCCCATGAATACCTAGTTCCCCTGTCATCGCAATTGTATTCTTTACTTTTTCACCACGGATTGCCGAATAGATCCCTGTTGCGATCGCAATTCCGGCAGAAGGTCCATCAACTGGACCACCCCCAGGGAAATTCACATGAATATCATAGTCTTGTGTTGGAATCCCCATTCGTCTTAACACCGTAACGACATTTTCAACTGAGCCTTTAGCCATACTCTTTCGGCGAATCGAGCGCATCTGATTTCCAGTACTTTCTTCCTCTGCAATTCCAGTAATATTAACAGAACCCTTCCCAGGATTATCAATAACATTTACTTCGATTTCAAGCAAAGCTCCTAAGTTAGGACCATACACAGCTAAACCATTAACCAATCCGATCGCTGAATCGTGATGAATTTTCCTTTCTGGTCTAGGGGCGATTTGACTAGCATGAAGGACCCATTCTACATCGGCTAATGTAATTTGTTCACGTCCTTCTGCCGTAGCAATTCCTGCAGCAATTTGAACGATGTTAACCGCCTCACGTCCGTTCGTTGCATACTTTGCGATTTGTTCAATCGCACCTTCTTCTGTTGCGAAGTTAATTTTCTTCGCTGCTTTTTCAGCAATGGATATAATTTCTTTTGGCTTGAGCGCTCGGAAGTATACTTCCAAACAACGCGAACGAATGGCAGGCGGTAATTCATCCGGTGTTCTCGTCGTTGCCCCTATTAGTCTAAAATCAGCAGGTAACCCCTTTTGAAAAATTTCATGGATGTGTCGTGGAATTTGCTGATTTTCTTCACTATAATAAGCACTTTCTAAGAAAACTTTTCGATCCTCAAGTACTTTCAACAACTTATTTAATTGAATTGAATGCAATTCACCTATTTCATCGATAAACAAAACACCACCATGCGCTTTTGTTACGGCACCATGTTTGGGTTGTGGAATCCCAGCTTGTCCCATTGCTCCTGCTCCTTGATAAATTGGATCATGAACAGAGCCGATTAATGGATCTGCAATGCCTCTTTCATCAAATCGAGCTGTCGTTCCATCTAACTCAACAAAGACAGCATCTTGCGAAAAAGGTGATTGTGCATTTTTCTTTGCTTCTTCTAATACTAGGCGCGCCGCTGCTGTCTTCCCTACACCAGGCGGTCCATAAATAATTACATGTTGCGGGTTCGGACCACAAAGGGCCGCACGTAATGACT
Proteins encoded:
- a CDS encoding LiaI-LiaF-like domain-containing protein, yielding MKSQRIFPGALLIGIGIYFFLQQYSFPVLDPFLSWPSLLFVIGAAMILQAYIGRENSMILPGVILTGLSIHFHLDSLIMWWPNHWGMYTLIAGIAFLIVYVKVRKEGLIPAIVLLTISFFSFTATNPFLWFEQGFSSLFSLWPILLIGFGLFLLIRKK
- the hemC gene encoding hydroxymethylbilane synthase, whose translation is MRKIVIGSRKSNLALVQTDWVIEQLKKTGLPYEFEVKKIVTKGDKILDVTLSKVGGKGLFVKEIEQALIDGEIDLAVHSMKDVPSVLQENFTLAAVTEREDPRDALISNNHVKLADLPAGSVVGTSSLRRSAQLLAERPDLEVKWIRGNVETRLRKLKEEGFDAIILATAGIRRLGFPEDLVTEYLDPSMCVPAVGQGALGLECRANDQELIELLQHLNDDVTARAVTAERTFLNRMEGGCQVPIAGYATITEENKIELTALVGSPDGKVLLKETVTGEDPVDIGEMASQLLLDRGAKEILDQVKKELDQG
- the hemB gene encoding porphobilinogen synthase codes for the protein MKDLQFRRHRRLRGSASIRKMVRETHLHPEDFIYPIFVVEGTNVTNEVPSMPDVFHLSLDLLDAEVDEIVSLGIPSIIVFGVPNSKDDVGSSAYDANGIVQKAIRQIKEKHPELTVIADTCLCQFTDHGHCGVIEDGKILNDPTLDLLAKTAVSQAEAGADIIAPSNMMDGFVAAIRFGLDEAGFTDVPIMSYAVKFASAYYGPFRDAAHSSPKFGDRKTYQMDPANRLEALREAESDMEEGADFLIVKPALSYLDVIREVKDFSGFPVVAYNVSGEYSMVKAASQNGWINEKEVVLETLTSMKRAGADLILTYHAKDAVRWLNESE
- the yihA gene encoding ribosome biogenesis GTP-binding protein YihA/YsxC; its protein translation is MKVTKADLAHVAVKREQYPTSGLPEIALSGRSNVGKSSFINKMINRKGLARTSQRPGKTQTLNFYEINESIYFVDVPGYGFAKVPKPEREAWGRMIETYLQNREQLKAVVLIVDLRHPPSADDKMMYNWLKHFEIPVIVVATKSDKIPKGKWQKHLKVISNDLEKIESDPLLLFSSETAQGKEQIWKTILYYISK
- a CDS encoding cytochrome C assembly family protein, which translates into the protein MNWIYPITIVLYSLSLLGYFIDFLQNNRKANRMAFWLLSIVWVLQTVFFIVRASELDRLPLLTPFEGLFFYAWLVVTLSLAINWFLRVDFLVLFTNVIGFSMMAFSLFTPDGDIPESLSALLASELLVIHISFIMLSYAAFTLSFACQMMYVIQHQMLKRKLWGKRLLRFGALAKLDSLSFGAITVAWPFLLIGLILGFIWAHSQLTFVPILDTKVISSLVVLGIYAFYIYQRVVKLARDIIWPCLELQAFLSY
- the hemA gene encoding glutamyl-tRNA reductase, which produces MHILVVGFNYKTAPVELREKFAFEEVELPNALNKLRNMKSILECTIISTCNRTEVYVVADQLHTGRHFTKTFLAEWFDLPKEEFIGYLDIREDQHAIEHLFRVSCGLDSMILGETQILGQVKDSFLLAQEQKATGTIFNQLFKQAVTVAKKAHTGTEIGANAVSVSYAAVELGKNIFGDFSNKHVVILGAGKMSELTAKHLHANGADQITVINRTEAKAAELAKRFLGQARPMEDLQQTLREADVLISSTGARDFVITKDMLTGTMKQRKGRPLFMVDIAVPRDLDPALAEFDDVYLYDIDDLQNIVEANLAERKREAEKIEIMIEAEIDEFKQWLNTLGVVPIITALRTKALAVQAETMESIERKLPNLTERERKVLNKHTKSIVNQLLRDPITKVKELAGESEADATLELFTKIFALEDELTAQEERVRIEQVEKQWESKKQEYVAVAKRHEAVVRS
- the hemL gene encoding glutamate-1-semialdehyde 2,1-aminomutase gives rise to the protein MRSYTKSQEAFGKAKPLMPGGVNSPVRAFKSVQMDPVFMERGEGVKIYDIDGNEYIDYVLSWGPLILGHADEKVIAALKEAAEKGTSFGAPSELETKLAELVIERVPSIEVVRMVNSGTEATMSALRLARGYTGRNKILKFVGCYHGHGDSLLIKAGSGVATLGLPDSPGVPESVAQNTLTVNYNDLESVRYVFEHFGDDLAGVIVEPVAGNMGVVPPEPGFLEELRKLTEENGTLLIFDEVMTGFRVGYHCAQGKLGVTPDLTCLGKVIGGGLPVGAYGGKREIMEQIAPAGPIYQAGTLSGNPLAMTAGYETLSQLTPADYDRFEVLAERLATGLAKAAEKYEIPHSINRAGSMVGFFFTDEKVTNFEKAQTSNLDFFARYFKEMLNQGISLPPSQFEGMFLSTKHTEEDIDQTIAAAEVAFSKLK
- the lonB gene encoding ATP-dependent protease LonB is translated as MNWTGIALVVQLFFGVIIGVYFWNLLKSQRNQKVSIDRESRKEMEELRKMRSISLSEPLSEKVRPISFSDIVGQEEGIKSLRAALCGPNPQHVIIYGPPGVGKTAAARLVLEEAKKNAQSPFSQDAVFVELDGTTARFDERGIADPLIGSVHDPIYQGAGAMGQAGIPQPKHGAVTKAHGGVLFIDEIGELHSIQLNKLLKVLEDRKVFLESAYYSEENQQIPRHIHEIFQKGLPADFRLIGATTRTPDELPPAIRSRCLEVYFRALKPKEIISIAEKAAKKINFATEEGAIEQIAKYATNGREAVNIVQIAAGIATAEGREQITLADVEWVLHASQIAPRPERKIHHDSAIGLVNGLAVYGPNLGALLEIEVNVIDNPGKGSVNITGIAEEESTGNQMRSIRRKSMAKGSVENVVTVLRRMGIPTQDYDIHVNFPGGGPVDGPSAGIAIATGIYSAIRGEKVKNTIAMTGELGIHGKVKPIGGVVAKVEAAKLAGAKTVIIPKDNEQALLQNVTGVDVVAVEHLDEVLDLAIEQAEEEIIPANTELNTSIAPV
- a CDS encoding uroporphyrinogen-III synthase, with translation MTSKPLEGKTILVTRAKEQAQQLTHLLKEQGGTVIEVPLIAFKPVSSNEMKSVIHTLEDYQWLVFTSANGVRFFMEEVKRLEKSIPPHSIKIAVVGTKTNEVLKHYHLEADLIPEDFVAEGLIQALAGQIKRGDRILIARGNLGRKILVEQLTELGAYVHDLPVYETVVPEDAQDELISVLNTRQVDYVTFTSSSTVDHFSEIVRGSQCKTDFKVACIGPIATRTAMKNGLTVDLTPHTYTIDHLVEQIINDAKGV